The following proteins are co-located in the Leptospira limi genome:
- a CDS encoding helix-turn-helix domain-containing protein has protein sequence METILPSLWAELCTEFGLASGVVVLKAEDEDSFYESASFGYGEDGFYYSFLNRGSAEWETLMTSREPVFFSGKEFPLFGKTTNAMSIRIVAKESIGFLLVEFEGETSFPMFALLSLFADKIGKEWSGNQPQMVRPEQKDSDESYLQFREKIPNLDAAIQRFGSEKLVSIFGAPGSGKKSLAKWIHLNKYSGAPFLVVESVPDHFGKFEKALQEWGIESNYGSLVFTNPEHFSLGQQQILADWWAKSGYKGNLFLLGDSNGSGEVLPEFLQLLQKNPVYLPALNHLPKPTFSNIIQSIFQKLCHEQNRSDLTLSQAGEAELLNRIYKENFVELRSSILSGILTCRTKIVDVPDLLVGRNRMDIEIPDAEDLDLRRGIEALERQKILLAMRIFSGNQIRMAKALGISRGSLQYKMKQLGLM, from the coding sequence ATGGAAACAATCCTTCCTTCTTTGTGGGCAGAGTTGTGTACCGAGTTTGGACTGGCCTCCGGTGTCGTAGTTCTCAAAGCAGAAGACGAAGATTCGTTTTATGAATCAGCTAGTTTTGGCTACGGAGAAGATGGTTTTTACTATTCATTTCTGAATCGTGGTTCTGCGGAATGGGAGACTCTTATGACTTCCAGAGAGCCGGTTTTTTTCTCTGGGAAAGAATTCCCTTTGTTTGGAAAAACAACAAATGCAATGTCGATCCGGATTGTTGCGAAAGAAAGTATTGGTTTCCTTCTCGTCGAATTTGAAGGTGAAACATCATTTCCTATGTTCGCACTCCTTTCTCTTTTTGCAGATAAAATTGGGAAAGAGTGGAGTGGGAATCAACCACAGATGGTTCGTCCCGAGCAAAAAGATTCTGATGAATCGTATCTCCAATTCAGAGAAAAAATTCCCAATCTAGATGCCGCGATCCAACGGTTCGGATCCGAAAAATTGGTTTCGATTTTTGGGGCCCCTGGATCAGGGAAAAAAAGTTTAGCGAAATGGATTCACCTAAATAAGTATTCGGGGGCTCCCTTTCTCGTTGTCGAATCCGTACCCGATCATTTTGGGAAATTCGAAAAAGCTCTCCAGGAATGGGGAATCGAGTCAAATTATGGAAGTTTGGTATTTACGAACCCAGAACATTTTTCCTTAGGGCAACAACAAATCCTTGCGGATTGGTGGGCAAAATCTGGATACAAGGGTAACCTCTTTCTCTTGGGTGATTCAAATGGAAGCGGAGAAGTCCTCCCTGAATTCCTCCAATTATTGCAAAAAAATCCCGTGTATTTACCGGCATTAAATCATTTGCCAAAACCTACATTTTCAAACATCATCCAGTCCATTTTTCAAAAATTATGCCACGAACAAAATCGCTCCGATCTTACTCTGAGTCAGGCCGGTGAAGCGGAACTTCTCAATCGAATTTATAAAGAAAATTTCGTTGAATTGAGAAGTTCCATTCTCTCTGGAATTTTAACTTGTCGTACCAAAATCGTAGATGTTCCTGATCTTCTGGTCGGCCGGAACCGGATGGATATTGAGATTCCGGATGCCGAAGATTTAGACTTGCGGCGAGGGATAGAAGCCTTAGAAAGGCAGAAGATTCTTTTGGCAATGCGTATCTTTTCGGGAAACCAAATTCGAATGGCAAAGGCATTGGGAATTTCGAGAGGTTCTCTCCAATATAAAATGAAACAACTTGGTTTGATGTAA
- the asd gene encoding aspartate-semialdehyde dehydrogenase: protein MEKIKVGVLGATGSVGQRFIQLLENHPYFTVTHLAASEKSAGQTYGEVMKSRWKISSDIPSYAKDIIISLPDPNVTKGVQLVFSGLDASIAGEVETAYAEAGVMVLSNSKNHRMDPNVPILSTEVNSHHLDVLSAQKTKGKIITNSNCTIMGVTISLKPLMDAFGLKSVMLFSMQAISGAGYPGVPTMDILGNVVPYIGGEEDKAEVEPQKCLGTVEGGVIKSADFKISAHCNRVPVFDGHTVCVSVSFDKKPKKEEILKVWADFQGEPQKLGLPFAPNPAILYREENDRPQPRLDLDTGKGMTTVVGRLREDSILDWKWVVLSHNTIRGAAGAAILNAELLYKKGYFK, encoded by the coding sequence ATGGAAAAAATCAAAGTTGGAGTCCTGGGAGCAACAGGATCCGTCGGTCAAAGATTCATTCAACTTTTGGAGAATCACCCTTATTTTACGGTGACTCATTTAGCAGCTTCTGAAAAAAGTGCGGGCCAAACTTATGGTGAAGTGATGAAGTCTCGTTGGAAGATTTCTTCTGACATTCCTTCTTATGCAAAAGATATTATCATTTCATTACCAGATCCAAATGTAACAAAAGGCGTGCAACTTGTGTTTAGTGGTCTAGATGCATCCATTGCAGGAGAAGTGGAGACTGCTTATGCGGAAGCTGGAGTGATGGTATTATCCAATTCCAAAAACCATAGAATGGACCCAAATGTTCCTATCCTTTCTACAGAAGTTAACTCACATCATTTGGATGTTCTTTCTGCACAAAAAACAAAAGGGAAAATCATCACAAATTCCAATTGTACAATTATGGGAGTGACGATTTCACTTAAGCCACTGATGGATGCTTTTGGATTAAAGTCTGTTATGTTATTTTCAATGCAGGCAATTTCAGGTGCAGGGTATCCAGGTGTTCCAACCATGGACATCCTTGGGAATGTTGTGCCTTATATCGGTGGAGAAGAAGACAAAGCAGAAGTGGAACCTCAAAAATGTTTGGGGACAGTGGAAGGTGGTGTCATCAAATCCGCAGACTTTAAAATCTCTGCTCATTGTAACCGAGTTCCTGTATTTGATGGGCACACTGTTTGTGTTTCTGTATCCTTTGATAAAAAACCAAAAAAAGAAGAGATTTTAAAGGTTTGGGCAGATTTTCAAGGGGAACCACAGAAATTGGGATTGCCGTTTGCACCGAACCCCGCTATTCTTTACCGCGAAGAAAACGACCGCCCTCAACCTCGTCTCGATTTAGACACAGGAAAGGGAATGACAACTGTTGTGGGAAGGTTACGAGAAGATTCAATCTTGGACTGGAAATGGGTAGTTCTTTCGCATAACACGATTCGAGGTGCTGCTGGTGCTGCTATTTTGAATGCTGAGTTATTGTATAAAAAAGGATATTTTAAGTAA
- a CDS encoding ParB/RepB/Spo0J family partition protein gives MSLKSKRLGTLADIYQAENLDGTIRTIRMDRIQPSEHQPRQERKKGIEELAQTLKADGLLQPIIVSKGEKEGSYKIIAGERRYHAAKSLGWAEIECKILNRPDKEIYKLAVIENLQRENLSPYEEVDALLFLKNSYQYTDQELGDLFGKSRSYMTEVLSITSMSKADLEKCKKNEIYNKNLLVQAAQAAKKGSLDEFLTLYHKGALKTVKDAKDFNKQVKTGDGVNPKSSPLSGYKIRRTSSGIQIQSEDEILLGDIYKFIRKELSKKYGDSA, from the coding sequence GTGAGCTTAAAAAGTAAACGCCTAGGAACTCTCGCCGACATCTACCAAGCTGAAAATTTGGACGGGACCATTCGTACAATCCGAATGGACAGAATCCAACCTTCGGAACACCAACCCAGGCAAGAACGAAAAAAAGGGATCGAAGAATTAGCCCAGACTCTAAAAGCAGATGGCCTTTTACAACCCATCATCGTTTCAAAAGGCGAAAAAGAAGGCAGTTATAAAATCATCGCGGGAGAGAGACGTTACCACGCTGCCAAATCCTTGGGATGGGCAGAGATTGAGTGTAAGATCTTAAACCGACCCGATAAAGAAATCTACAAACTTGCTGTCATCGAAAACCTGCAAAGAGAAAACTTATCACCCTATGAAGAAGTGGATGCCCTACTGTTTTTAAAAAATTCGTACCAGTATACGGACCAGGAGTTGGGCGACCTATTTGGAAAAAGCCGCAGTTACATGACGGAAGTTCTTTCGATTACTTCCATGTCCAAGGCCGATTTGGAGAAATGTAAAAAGAACGAAATTTACAATAAAAACCTTCTCGTGCAGGCAGCCCAAGCAGCGAAAAAAGGAAGTTTGGATGAATTCCTCACCCTATACCACAAAGGTGCACTCAAGACCGTAAAAGATGCAAAAGACTTCAACAAACAAGTAAAAACAGGTGATGGGGTAAATCCAAAATCTTCCCCTCTTTCTGGTTACAAAATCAGACGCACTAGCAGTGGGATCCAAATCCAATCGGAAGACGAAATTTTGCTAGGAGATATTTATAAATTCATCAGAAAAGAACTTTCAAAAAAGTATGGTGACTCGGCATAA
- a CDS encoding phosphatidylinositol phospholipase, with product MSQPKRVAFQKFLNAMRKLSTEVNDSEICKRLEILMATSKDDLPLALVNQLLQEPKEFDPKAIHEPYTQYVRHFIYMVKRNGRMPSEVLSQEENVAGGSGNSRRSQKESKPTSKTSASAKNKRSDSPSSKSSSPVKKAKTTTTSKTKK from the coding sequence ATGTCTCAACCGAAGCGAGTTGCCTTCCAAAAATTTCTCAACGCCATGCGAAAACTGTCTACTGAGGTCAATGACTCTGAGATCTGCAAGCGATTGGAGATTCTCATGGCAACTAGTAAGGACGACCTCCCATTGGCTCTCGTCAACCAACTCCTCCAAGAGCCAAAAGAATTTGATCCGAAGGCCATTCATGAGCCTTACACACAGTACGTCCGACATTTCATCTATATGGTCAAACGGAATGGGCGAATGCCAAGCGAAGTCCTGTCCCAAGAAGAAAATGTTGCTGGAGGGTCTGGGAATTCTCGCAGGAGTCAAAAGGAATCCAAACCTACGTCCAAAACCAGCGCTAGCGCAAAAAACAAACGATCTGACTCTCCCAGTTCAAAATCCTCGTCTCCTGTAAAAAAAGCCAAAACCACCACCACATCTAAAACTAAAAAATAA
- a CDS encoding discoidin domain-containing protein: MKDHLIRTSHPYSLPIQSVSTTGTYEIKNNEFLSFFEEKEQSSLSSIIFQFDDVVFFNGIELLPGKDGLDFFPDSFRFELSHDGKYWEPILQESSFRKSFKTSAKWLFSLTSARYVKFISKISRKASNGKNRISFGPLKILISGVQSIQVSSELDRLYVKENLFDTRPDYGWSSKKKEEPADEYVILDMGSVNRIEEFRMLTKNDAITNFPERFIVYYSEDDLTWHQLHEENYFLSEPGTWYKWRFPPVNLRFLKIVFIDEKQANKKEYTTEVIELELYSSADKKESGGPTREPLPYASVLRSGIIRLAVDGEVKEGVVVQSNDRRLRDATTEYRGIVELASDGEEKPGVVVQGNDKRLKIATELTHGLVRLARSGEARPGLVVQSDDERLRNASTEHPGIVELALDGETRPGVAVQGNDSRLKIATKKSVGLVQLAEAGETAIDKVVTGDDPRLKDATTTAKGIVQLAPNGGEEANTVVQGNDKRLKLANTEAHGIVQLAHSGETKAGVVVQGNDKRLAKAGFDDAGIVVLANHGEAVPGKVVLSDDPRLSDKREPKPHTHPYAEKDHDFNSHTGLLKITGEAESISKGFVPPQSNDAIIYGKNTKNGSGLVGVSSGSGVVGFGDSIGVYGISKGKETTRSAGILGAGTASPGGRFVSQSEFALVVDGKGIPEYELIGSGKAIYANGESVFEGNLRITKDGGEECIARYFRLDGKDVITSGDLLVATEETGVLGRSKHPYSTNVIGVAVTNANVVFGKKEKGVEYVLVALLGMAKLHVDATQVPIYPGDLLVSGLTSGHAIKADPSKLKPGMLVAKAMEACKRDKGHILCLLTFS, encoded by the coding sequence ATGAAAGATCATTTAATTCGCACAAGCCACCCCTACTCTTTGCCCATCCAATCTGTTTCCACAACAGGAACGTATGAAATCAAAAATAATGAGTTTTTGTCATTTTTTGAAGAAAAGGAACAGTCCTCTCTCTCCTCCATCATTTTCCAATTCGACGATGTTGTTTTTTTTAATGGGATCGAGTTATTGCCAGGAAAGGATGGATTGGATTTTTTCCCCGATTCTTTCCGGTTTGAGTTATCCCATGATGGTAAGTATTGGGAACCCATTTTACAAGAATCATCCTTTCGCAAATCATTCAAAACTTCCGCTAAATGGTTGTTTTCATTAACAAGCGCTCGTTATGTGAAGTTTATTTCAAAAATTTCAAGAAAAGCAAGTAACGGGAAAAATAGGATTAGTTTTGGTCCATTAAAAATCTTAATCAGTGGTGTTCAGTCTATCCAAGTTAGTTCTGAGTTAGATAGACTCTATGTGAAAGAGAATTTATTCGATACGAGGCCTGATTACGGATGGTCTTCTAAGAAAAAAGAAGAACCTGCTGATGAATATGTGATTTTGGACATGGGATCAGTGAATCGGATTGAAGAATTTCGGATGTTAACGAAAAACGATGCCATCACCAATTTTCCGGAAAGGTTTATTGTTTATTACAGCGAAGATGATCTAACTTGGCACCAGTTACATGAAGAAAATTATTTCTTATCCGAGCCAGGCACTTGGTACAAGTGGCGTTTTCCACCTGTCAATTTACGATTTTTAAAAATTGTTTTTATCGATGAAAAACAAGCTAACAAAAAAGAATACACTACCGAAGTTATTGAGCTCGAATTGTATTCTAGTGCAGATAAAAAGGAATCTGGTGGCCCAACCAGAGAACCACTTCCTTATGCTTCTGTTTTAAGATCTGGAATCATTCGACTCGCAGTTGATGGTGAAGTAAAAGAAGGTGTTGTTGTTCAATCTAACGATAGAAGGTTAAGAGACGCAACAACCGAATACCGTGGGATTGTGGAACTTGCATCTGACGGAGAAGAAAAACCAGGTGTTGTTGTCCAAGGAAATGATAAACGCCTAAAAATCGCCACTGAACTCACTCATGGACTCGTGAGACTTGCGAGGAGTGGAGAAGCAAGACCGGGTCTCGTTGTCCAATCGGATGATGAGAGGTTACGGAATGCTTCTACAGAACACCCAGGGATCGTAGAGCTTGCGTTAGATGGCGAAACACGTCCAGGGGTTGCCGTGCAAGGCAATGATTCTCGATTAAAAATTGCGACAAAAAAATCGGTTGGACTCGTACAACTGGCGGAAGCGGGTGAAACTGCAATCGATAAAGTGGTAACAGGTGACGATCCAAGGTTAAAGGATGCCACAACCACTGCAAAAGGAATTGTACAATTAGCACCAAATGGTGGAGAGGAAGCTAATACAGTTGTGCAAGGGAATGATAAACGTCTGAAACTTGCCAATACGGAAGCACATGGAATTGTCCAACTTGCACATTCAGGCGAAACTAAAGCTGGTGTTGTTGTGCAAGGAAACGACAAACGTCTCGCCAAAGCAGGGTTTGACGATGCAGGTATAGTTGTATTGGCCAATCATGGAGAAGCTGTCCCTGGTAAGGTCGTATTGTCCGATGATCCAAGATTGTCTGATAAAAGAGAACCGAAACCTCATACACATCCATACGCTGAAAAAGATCATGATTTCAATTCCCATACTGGATTATTAAAGATTACAGGCGAAGCTGAGTCTATTTCTAAGGGATTTGTTCCACCACAATCAAACGATGCGATCATTTACGGTAAAAATACGAAAAATGGCTCAGGTCTTGTAGGGGTCTCTTCTGGTTCTGGAGTTGTTGGATTTGGCGATTCCATCGGAGTTTACGGTATATCCAAAGGGAAGGAAACAACTCGGTCAGCTGGAATTTTAGGTGCCGGCACAGCGTCACCAGGTGGTAGGTTTGTTTCACAATCAGAGTTCGCCCTTGTTGTTGATGGAAAAGGAATTCCTGAATATGAATTAATTGGTTCTGGGAAAGCAATTTATGCTAACGGTGAATCGGTTTTTGAAGGGAACCTTCGCATAACGAAGGATGGAGGTGAAGAATGTATCGCTCGTTATTTTAGACTCGATGGAAAGGATGTTATTACTTCTGGTGATTTACTCGTTGCTACCGAAGAAACGGGAGTTCTCGGGAGGAGCAAACACCCCTACTCTACCAATGTGATCGGTGTTGCTGTCACAAATGCTAATGTTGTTTTTGGTAAAAAAGAAAAAGGCGTAGAATACGTGCTAGTTGCACTTCTTGGAATGGCGAAACTTCACGTGGATGCTACACAGGTGCCCATTTACCCTGGAGATCTTTTGGTATCAGGACTCACTTCTGGTCATGCGATCAAAGCAGATCCTTCCAAATTAAAACCAGGAATGTTGGTGGCAAAGGCAATGGAAGCTTGCAAACGAGATAAAGGACATATCCTTTGTCTCTTAACTTTCTCCTAA
- a CDS encoding MBOAT family O-acyltransferase has product MLFNSALFGIFLITALSLWHSISLDARLLRQKSAQNKSKYRTIKLLYLLVISLLFYSFWNINYLLLIIWIAFVDFVLAWGIHGSKSKQIRLLLLLVSLANSLGLLLFFKYGHFIAENWATIAGSTQSPDAFWSQWLLPVGISFYTFQSISYVVDVYQGELVPERKFSSYLLFLSFFPQLVAGPIVTAKSFLPQIRRPLHFLKIPFLFGTFLILLGLFKKMVLADHLAEVADIVFSHPGSMSSRALWMGMFSYSLQIYCDFSGYTDIAQGTAVLFGFHLPENFRMPYLSSGFSEFWTRWHISLSQWLKKYLYIPLGGNRMGVFLTYRNLILVMAIGGLWHGASWNFVVWGIGHGIFLVMERWVGIRYSLKALPALKPFKVLFTFFSVTLLWVFFRSANLGDSLCYLQGIFTKKEGFLLPYTLEMKFGYCFVLVLIGHLIGNRVFKENKQLLAIFEKMQNSLGKLAFLAFIAVLSLIMIVLYSAESKPFVYFVF; this is encoded by the coding sequence ATGCTTTTTAATTCTGCCTTATTTGGGATTTTTTTAATCACAGCACTATCTTTATGGCATTCCATTTCTTTGGATGCCCGATTACTTAGGCAAAAAAGTGCACAAAATAAATCAAAATATAGAACAATAAAACTTCTTTATTTGCTGGTTATTAGTTTACTATTTTATAGTTTTTGGAATATTAATTACTTATTATTAATCATTTGGATCGCATTTGTCGACTTTGTTTTGGCTTGGGGGATCCACGGCTCCAAATCTAAACAAATCCGCCTCTTACTTTTGCTGGTTTCTCTAGCAAATAGTCTTGGGTTACTCTTGTTCTTTAAATATGGTCATTTTATTGCTGAAAATTGGGCAACTATTGCTGGTTCCACTCAAAGCCCAGACGCCTTTTGGAGCCAGTGGCTCTTGCCCGTTGGAATTTCCTTTTATACCTTCCAGTCAATCTCTTATGTAGTGGATGTTTACCAAGGGGAACTAGTCCCCGAAAGGAAATTTTCCTCTTACCTCCTCTTTCTTAGTTTTTTCCCGCAGTTAGTTGCAGGTCCCATCGTTACGGCAAAGTCTTTTTTGCCGCAAATCAGAAGGCCTCTCCACTTCCTAAAGATCCCCTTTTTGTTTGGGACATTTTTGATACTACTCGGTCTTTTCAAAAAAATGGTATTGGCTGACCATCTGGCAGAAGTCGCAGACATCGTTTTTTCCCATCCTGGCAGTATGTCGTCCCGCGCACTCTGGATGGGAATGTTTTCCTATTCTCTCCAAATTTACTGCGATTTTTCTGGATATACCGATATTGCCCAGGGCACGGCAGTTCTGTTTGGATTCCATTTGCCTGAGAATTTCCGTATGCCCTACCTATCGAGTGGATTTTCAGAATTTTGGACTCGTTGGCATATTTCACTTTCCCAGTGGTTAAAAAAATACTTATACATTCCTCTCGGCGGAAATCGTATGGGAGTTTTTTTAACCTATCGTAACCTGATCCTTGTGATGGCCATTGGTGGTCTGTGGCATGGTGCTTCTTGGAATTTTGTAGTTTGGGGGATTGGGCACGGTATCTTTCTTGTGATGGAAAGATGGGTAGGGATTCGTTACTCTCTTAAGGCATTACCGGCACTGAAGCCATTCAAAGTTTTATTCACTTTTTTTTCGGTCACTCTTTTGTGGGTATTCTTCCGAAGTGCAAATTTGGGTGATTCCCTGTGTTACCTACAGGGGATTTTTACGAAAAAAGAGGGTTTTTTGTTACCATACACTCTCGAAATGAAATTTGGTTATTGTTTTGTATTGGTTTTGATTGGCCATTTGATCGGGAATCGAGTGTTTAAGGAAAACAAACAATTGTTAGCGATTTTTGAAAAAATGCAAAATTCCTTAGGAAAATTGGCGTTTTTGGCTTTTATTGCAGTTTTAAGTTTGATTATGATCGTATTGTATTCTGCTGAAAGTAAACCTTTTGTTTACTTTGTATTTTAG
- a CDS encoding 1,4-dihydroxy-6-naphthoate synthase gives MISLAYSPCPNDTFLFYHLIRNTGYPVKEELYDVENLNEFAFEGKFPVTKLSFAAFFHIIDKYILLETGSALGRGCGPLLVRKKNTNTSLENCQSLYIPGQLTTANLLLSLYTNGTHKPTPLRYDGIIPKLLTEENSLGVIIHEERFTYEERGLEKVVDLGEWWESSTGYPIPLGAIAIRRDISREEALKFQTELQKSLRDAYQEPKAMMDYIKENSQNKEDSVIKAHIDLYVNEFTKSLGKEGHDAVSYLFQRAIEAGFIKKPTSTLPLFLGES, from the coding sequence ATGATTTCACTTGCGTATTCACCTTGCCCAAATGACACTTTTCTCTTCTATCACCTGATTCGTAACACAGGTTATCCAGTCAAAGAAGAACTTTACGATGTTGAAAACTTAAATGAATTTGCATTTGAAGGTAAATTCCCGGTAACCAAACTTTCATTTGCTGCCTTTTTTCACATCATTGATAAATATATATTATTGGAAACAGGTTCTGCTTTAGGACGTGGTTGTGGCCCACTTCTCGTCAGAAAAAAAAATACTAATACCAGCTTAGAAAATTGCCAATCTCTATATATCCCGGGGCAACTGACTACTGCCAATTTATTATTATCCCTTTACACAAATGGTACACATAAACCAACTCCTCTTCGTTATGATGGAATCATTCCTAAACTTTTAACGGAAGAAAATAGTTTAGGAGTGATCATTCACGAAGAAAGGTTTACATACGAAGAAAGAGGTCTCGAGAAGGTAGTTGATCTTGGTGAATGGTGGGAATCATCAACAGGATACCCAATTCCTCTTGGCGCCATTGCCATCAGAAGGGACATCTCCAGAGAAGAAGCGCTCAAATTCCAAACGGAACTTCAAAAAAGCCTAAGAGATGCTTACCAAGAACCTAAAGCAATGATGGATTACATCAAAGAAAATTCTCAGAATAAAGAAGATTCCGTAATCAAAGCTCATATTGATTTATATGTGAATGAATTTACAAAATCATTGGGAAAAGAAGGACATGATGCTGTGTCTTACCTTTTCCAAAGAGCGATTGAAGCAGGTTTTATCAAAAAACCCACCTCGACACTACCGTTGTTTTTAGGAGAAAGTTAA
- a CDS encoding helix-turn-helix domain-containing protein, which yields MSDQRHPYIRLMTDIIDSGVWAGLSHAAKTLYPVLLKFSDYNFKPVWPNTETLMRLTGFKTKKSIVTAKKELTQAGLLYQVPGSGRTSTRYHFSFHYEGSRITPLGDTSIHLRGVESEVAGGFNSQAKGVTDGSPNHINITISNTNHVPETKDQSESKRDSKEGKKDFETLVDLFGPEIALEAYRKAVDLHMESNVSYVQTLCRELVSAQRKEVLNSGHDLGKESTLPHSASWSGFLTWASKQLTESSFRQLEKIQVTTDGNVIIVTSPILGHLRQIIQMYFTERVKPVVLVVFTEKEEGSRVGEIR from the coding sequence TTGAGCGACCAGCGACATCCCTATATCCGTCTGATGACCGACATCATCGATTCTGGTGTTTGGGCAGGGTTATCCCATGCTGCAAAGACGTTGTATCCTGTTCTTTTAAAATTCAGTGACTACAACTTCAAACCCGTTTGGCCAAACACAGAAACCCTCATGCGCCTCACAGGATTCAAAACCAAAAAATCGATCGTGACTGCCAAAAAAGAATTAACACAAGCAGGCCTACTCTACCAAGTTCCTGGAAGTGGGAGGACATCCACAAGGTATCATTTTTCTTTCCACTACGAGGGTTCCAGAATTACCCCTCTGGGAGATACATCGATACACCTCAGAGGGGTCGAGTCGGAGGTCGCTGGGGGATTCAATTCACAAGCAAAGGGGGTTACAGATGGATCCCCTAACCATATTAATATAACTATATCCAATACAAACCATGTACCAGAAACAAAAGACCAAAGCGAAAGTAAAAGAGACTCAAAAGAAGGGAAAAAAGACTTCGAAACTCTTGTCGATTTATTTGGCCCTGAAATTGCTTTAGAAGCATATCGTAAAGCTGTGGACCTTCATATGGAATCGAATGTTTCGTATGTACAAACCCTTTGTAGGGAATTGGTGAGTGCCCAACGAAAAGAAGTGCTTAATTCTGGGCATGATTTGGGAAAGGAGTCCACCCTGCCCCACTCAGCTTCTTGGTCTGGGTTTTTGACTTGGGCTTCGAAACAATTGACAGAATCATCCTTTCGCCAATTGGAAAAAATCCAGGTGACAACAGATGGAAATGTAATCATCGTCACCTCTCCGATTCTTGGGCATTTACGCCAAATCATCCAAATGTATTTCACAGAACGGGTAAAACCGGTAGTGCTCGTAGTGTTTACAGAAAAAGAAGAAGGCTCACGTGTCGGTGAAATTCGATAG
- a CDS encoding ParA family protein — protein MITIAVANQKGGEGKTTTSLNLAMGLARRNLKTLLIDMDPQANSTGIFLNPETVEKDLAHLFQNSANMKDIITPAYNEHLWVAPSSMRLAEMETVSVNSVEAPYILRDSLSGLKDFDFVIIDCPPSLSIFTVNSLVAANYVLIPLQAEKFSMDGIMGLQQTISSIKKRINPDLEILGALITQLKPQTLLTKTILPVLTKYFRIFEHTISDGVAIGESHLAKKSVYDYNRSSRQSQEYEGFIEEVLSELKK, from the coding sequence ATGATCACCATTGCAGTTGCAAATCAGAAAGGCGGAGAGGGCAAAACAACTACTTCTTTGAATCTTGCCATGGGATTGGCTCGCCGAAATCTCAAAACTTTACTCATCGATATGGATCCCCAGGCAAATTCTACCGGAATTTTTCTAAATCCTGAAACTGTCGAAAAGGACCTTGCCCATTTATTCCAAAATTCGGCGAACATGAAAGACATCATTACTCCGGCATATAACGAGCATTTGTGGGTTGCTCCATCTAGCATGCGTTTGGCGGAAATGGAAACTGTTTCGGTGAACTCGGTAGAAGCACCTTATATTCTTAGAGACTCACTTTCCGGACTCAAGGATTTTGACTTTGTCATCATAGACTGCCCACCCTCCCTTTCTATTTTCACAGTAAACAGTTTGGTTGCTGCTAATTACGTTTTGATCCCACTCCAGGCAGAAAAATTTTCGATGGATGGGATTATGGGGCTACAACAAACCATCTCCTCAATTAAAAAAAGGATCAACCCAGATCTGGAAATTTTAGGTGCCCTCATCACCCAATTAAAACCTCAGACTTTATTGACGAAGACAATCTTACCAGTCCTCACAAAGTATTTCAGGATTTTTGAACATACGATATCTGATGGAGTTGCGATTGGAGAAAGCCATTTGGCCAAAAAATCCGTCTACGATTACAACAGGTCGTCCAGACAATCCCAAGAGTATGAAGGTTTTATCGAGGAGGTTTTAAGTGAGCTTAAAAAGTAA